From a region of the Streptomyces tirandamycinicus genome:
- a CDS encoding ADP-ribosylglycohydrolase family protein, whose product MNLRLTWVQPEDLVGHELRQAAEDGRDASAVAVRWRAAGGTPAPPASGASPRPAPPGLRALAIRLLDELDALPAPLADREPTSLPAIRAACPDWPESRPRGAPGRAGHGTEDRPQAGPGRTPEDRPRLDPRDGTHDRRRGTQAGTGDRDRVTPDGTHDRRWGTPDGTHDRQRGAPDGTDGRKRGAPGHGPGGPPERRLHAAWLGRAAGCLLGKPVEKLPLHAIRALARATGNWPLSTWFTAKGVPPGLLAAHPWNRRSAPTSLAENIDGMPEDDDLDYPLLNLLLLQRYGQGFGTADVARLWLDELPAGRTFTAERVAYRNLLQGVEPPATATRHNPFREWIGAAIRADVHGWTHPGDPAAAAEAAHRDAVLTHTANGVYGAMFVAAALAVAAGGAADVHMCLREGLRVVPPRSRLAGAVRHGIATAAAHRDFDTVVDRLHAAHGAYHWVHAVPNAALLAAALTHADGDFTGSICRAVSGGWDTDSNGATAGSLAGLLAGRPDRLPERWTAPLRNRLATTVGGFDGVGFDTLARLTCAHVTHREDACP is encoded by the coding sequence GTGAACCTCCGGCTCACCTGGGTCCAGCCCGAGGACCTGGTAGGCCACGAGCTGCGCCAGGCCGCCGAGGACGGCCGGGACGCCTCTGCGGTCGCCGTCCGCTGGCGGGCGGCGGGCGGCACCCCGGCGCCCCCGGCCTCGGGGGCCTCGCCCCGGCCCGCCCCGCCCGGGCTGCGGGCGCTGGCGATCCGGCTGCTGGACGAACTGGACGCGCTTCCCGCTCCGCTCGCCGACCGCGAGCCGACGAGCCTGCCCGCCATCAGGGCGGCGTGCCCCGACTGGCCCGAGTCCCGGCCACGGGGCGCGCCCGGGCGGGCGGGGCACGGGACGGAGGACCGGCCGCAGGCCGGGCCCGGGCGTACGCCGGAGGACCGGCCGCGGCTGGACCCGCGGGACGGCACCCACGACCGGCGGCGGGGCACGCAGGCCGGTACGGGCGACCGGGATCGAGTCACGCCTGACGGCACCCACGACCGGCGGTGGGGCACGCCTGACGGCACCCACGACCGACAGCGGGGCGCGCCTGACGGCACCGACGGACGGAAGCGAGGAGCGCCCGGGCACGGGCCCGGCGGCCCGCCGGAGCGGCGGCTGCATGCCGCCTGGCTCGGCCGGGCGGCCGGCTGCCTGCTCGGCAAACCCGTGGAGAAGCTCCCCCTGCACGCCATCCGCGCACTCGCCCGCGCGACCGGCAACTGGCCGCTCTCCACCTGGTTCACCGCGAAGGGCGTACCCCCCGGGCTGCTGGCCGCGCACCCCTGGAACCGCCGCTCCGCCCCCACCTCGCTCGCCGAGAACATCGACGGCATGCCCGAGGACGACGACCTCGACTACCCGCTGCTGAACCTGCTCCTCCTCCAGCGGTACGGGCAGGGCTTCGGCACCGCCGACGTCGCCCGGCTCTGGCTGGACGAACTCCCCGCCGGCCGTACGTTCACCGCCGAGCGGGTCGCGTACCGCAACCTCCTGCAGGGCGTGGAACCGCCGGCCACCGCGACCCGGCACAACCCCTTCCGGGAGTGGATCGGCGCCGCCATCCGCGCCGACGTGCACGGCTGGACCCACCCGGGGGACCCGGCCGCGGCGGCCGAAGCGGCCCATCGGGACGCGGTGCTCACCCACACCGCGAACGGCGTCTACGGGGCCATGTTCGTCGCGGCGGCACTCGCCGTCGCGGCCGGCGGGGCCGCGGACGTGCACATGTGCCTGCGCGAGGGGCTCCGTGTCGTCCCGCCCCGCTCGCGGCTCGCCGGGGCCGTGCGCCACGGCATCGCCACCGCCGCCGCGCACCGCGACTTCGACACCGTCGTGGACCGGCTGCACGCCGCGCACGGCGCCTACCACTGGGTGCACGCCGTCCCCAACGCGGCCCTGCTGGCCGCCGCGCTCACTCACGCGGACGGCGACTTCACCGGCAGCATCTGCCGTGCCGTGTCGGGCGGCTGGGACACGGACTCCAACGGCGCCACCGCCGGCTCGCTGGCCGGGCTGCTCGCCGGCCGCCCCGACCGCCTGCCCGAGCGCTGGACCGCACCGCTGAGGAACCGTCTCGCCACCACCGTCGGCGGGTTCGACGGCGTCGGCTTCGACACGCTCGCCCGCCTCACCTGCGCCCACGTCACCCACCGGGAGGATGCGTGCCCTTGA
- a CDS encoding ADP-ribosylglycohydrolase family protein, with protein sequence MDWIACDRARGALLGLAVGDALGAPAENMRPSEIRRRWGRIEGFVTDSPAGTDDTEYAIFSGLLLARHGSALTVAHVEKAWHHWIADLDEGPFRGAGFSERGTLENLRRGLAAPITAQHRHAWSDGLAIRAAPFGVFAAGSPGEAARLVAVDGCVSHDGEGIYGGQAVAAGVAAAMAGAGPAGVIGAALSAVPLDSWTSRSLRRAVVAAERAGTDPLGRERTVRSAVVVGGYPWTDLAPEAVGLAFGAFAAARGDFRTSVLTAVNMGRDADTTAAVAGALAGAMSGASAIPPDWAAAIGPVRGSCLPSMRGYHVLDIADLLTPYDDAEALS encoded by the coding sequence GTGGACTGGATTGCATGCGATCGGGCCCGCGGCGCGCTCCTGGGGCTGGCCGTGGGCGACGCCCTCGGCGCGCCGGCGGAGAACATGCGGCCCTCCGAGATCCGCCGCCGCTGGGGCCGTATCGAGGGCTTCGTGACCGACAGCCCCGCGGGCACGGACGACACCGAGTACGCGATCTTCTCCGGACTGCTGCTCGCCCGGCACGGGTCGGCGCTCACCGTGGCACACGTCGAGAAGGCGTGGCACCACTGGATCGCGGACCTGGACGAGGGGCCGTTCCGGGGTGCCGGCTTCAGTGAGCGCGGCACCCTGGAGAACCTGCGCCGCGGGCTGGCGGCGCCCATCACCGCGCAGCACCGGCACGCCTGGAGCGACGGGCTCGCCATACGGGCGGCGCCGTTCGGGGTGTTCGCCGCGGGATCCCCCGGCGAGGCGGCCCGGCTGGTGGCCGTCGACGGCTGCGTGAGCCACGACGGCGAGGGCATCTACGGCGGGCAGGCGGTGGCGGCGGGGGTGGCCGCGGCGATGGCGGGAGCCGGCCCGGCGGGAGTGATCGGCGCTGCCCTGTCCGCCGTCCCCCTGGACTCCTGGACGTCGCGCTCCCTGCGCCGGGCGGTCGTCGCCGCGGAACGGGCGGGGACGGATCCGCTCGGCCGCGAGCGGACGGTCCGCTCCGCGGTCGTGGTCGGCGGCTACCCGTGGACCGACCTGGCGCCCGAGGCGGTCGGTCTGGCCTTCGGCGCGTTCGCCGCGGCCCGGGGCGACTTCCGCACCTCGGTGCTGACCGCGGTCAACATGGGCCGCGACGCCGACACCACCGCGGCGGTCGCGGGCGCGCTGGCCGGGGCGATGTCGGGCGCCTCCGCCATCCCCCCGGACTGGGCCGCCGCGATCGGCCCGGTCCGGGGCAGCTGCCTCCCCTCCATGCGGGGCTACCACGTCCTCGACATCGCCGACCTGCTCACGCCGTACGACGACGCCGAGGCCCTGTCATGA
- a CDS encoding ADP-ribosylglycohydrolase family protein produces the protein MEGLLLGLAAGDAAGWPAARHRAARMPEWTRRLTRELDTFAEQNATTTLPVPIALNQPPEPLRLGPSDDAEWAAFTAETVLASAAERFDGLDPGRRVRSAVDLAWNALAAKIAAAEARAPEVEAAVPPLRARISVRAGLGNLATGLRPPATGHDNPHYFDDAACVRAAVLAVVHPGDPRMAAELAEFDARYTQDGDGVHGARAMAAAVAAALGGARVDAAVDAALAELPEATEIGRNARHALALARHAEDAFSLVPLLEHQIVDHVYSYGIAAAETVPVALALVTAARGRMGGALPAAACLSRVADSAPALAGALTGVLGGARAVPATWRDACRTLAGCALPRLAGTDLLELAGRLARVIRPPDAPPEAPHAPPSTAPPSTAAAAPAAPATAATGGGPGRSAGR, from the coding sequence ATCGAGGGGCTGCTGCTCGGGCTCGCCGCCGGTGACGCCGCGGGGTGGCCGGCCGCGCGGCACCGGGCCGCGCGGATGCCCGAGTGGACCCGGCGCCTCACCCGTGAGCTCGACACGTTCGCCGAGCAGAACGCCACGACCACACTGCCGGTACCGATCGCCCTGAACCAGCCGCCCGAACCGCTGCGCCTCGGCCCGTCCGACGACGCGGAGTGGGCCGCCTTCACCGCCGAGACGGTCCTCGCCTCCGCCGCCGAGCGGTTCGACGGCCTCGACCCCGGCCGCCGGGTCCGCAGCGCCGTCGACCTCGCCTGGAACGCCCTGGCCGCGAAGATCGCCGCGGCCGAGGCCCGGGCTCCCGAGGTCGAGGCGGCCGTGCCTCCCCTCCGTGCCCGGATCTCCGTACGCGCGGGCCTCGGCAATCTCGCCACCGGACTGCGCCCGCCCGCCACGGGCCACGACAACCCGCACTACTTCGACGACGCCGCCTGCGTACGCGCCGCCGTGCTCGCCGTCGTCCACCCGGGCGACCCCCGGATGGCCGCCGAGCTGGCCGAGTTCGACGCGCGCTACACCCAGGACGGCGACGGCGTGCACGGCGCCCGCGCCATGGCGGCCGCCGTCGCCGCCGCACTCGGCGGCGCTCGGGTGGACGCCGCCGTCGACGCCGCCCTGGCCGAACTCCCCGAGGCCACCGAGATCGGCCGAAACGCCCGGCACGCCCTGGCGCTCGCCCGCCACGCGGAGGACGCGTTCTCCCTCGTGCCCCTGCTGGAGCACCAGATCGTCGACCACGTCTACAGCTACGGCATCGCCGCCGCCGAGACCGTGCCCGTCGCCCTCGCCCTGGTGACGGCGGCGCGCGGCCGGATGGGCGGGGCCCTCCCCGCCGCCGCGTGCCTGTCACGCGTCGCGGACTCCGCGCCCGCCCTCGCCGGCGCGCTGACCGGGGTCCTCGGCGGGGCGCGGGCCGTTCCCGCGACCTGGCGGGACGCCTGCCGCACCCTGGCCGGCTGCGCCCTGCCCCGCCTCGCCGGTACGGACCTGCTGGAACTCGCGGGACGGCTGGCCCGCGTCATCCGCCCACCGGACGCACCCCCGGAAGCACCGCACGCCCCGCCGTCCACCGCCCCACCGTCCACCGCGGCGGCGGCCCCCGCGGCCCCGGCCACTGCCGCCACCGGCGGCGGACCCGGCCGGTCCGCGGGCCGGTAA
- a CDS encoding VIT1/CCC1 transporter family protein: MSIIETEATLHEAHRDNHTHRDVNGGWLRPAVFGAMDGLVSNLALMSGVAGGAVSPQTIVITGLAGLAAGAFSMAAGEYTSVASQRELVQAELEVERRELRKHPVDEMEELAALYVARGVEPRLAREVAVQLSRDPERALEIHAREELGIDPDDLPSPTVAAVSSFASFALGALLPVLPYLLGATSLWPAVLLALLGLFACGALVSRVTVRGWWSSGLRQLALGGAAAAVTYAIGSLVGAAV, from the coding sequence GTGTCCATCATCGAGACCGAGGCGACGCTTCACGAGGCGCACCGCGACAACCACACGCACCGGGACGTCAACGGCGGCTGGCTGCGGCCCGCGGTGTTCGGCGCCATGGACGGGCTCGTGTCCAACCTCGCCCTGATGAGCGGTGTCGCGGGCGGGGCGGTGTCCCCGCAGACCATCGTGATCACGGGTCTCGCCGGACTGGCGGCGGGTGCCTTCTCGATGGCCGCCGGCGAGTACACCTCGGTCGCCTCGCAGCGCGAGCTCGTCCAGGCGGAGCTCGAGGTCGAGCGCCGCGAGCTGCGCAAGCACCCGGTCGACGAGATGGAGGAGCTCGCCGCGCTGTACGTGGCGCGCGGTGTGGAGCCCCGGCTCGCCCGCGAGGTGGCCGTGCAGCTGTCCAGGGATCCTGAGCGGGCACTGGAGATCCACGCCCGCGAGGAGCTGGGCATCGACCCGGACGACCTGCCCTCCCCGACGGTCGCCGCCGTCTCGTCCTTCGCCTCGTTCGCCCTGGGTGCGCTGCTGCCGGTCCTGCCGTACCTCCTGGGTGCCACCTCGCTGTGGCCCGCGGTGCTGCTGGCGCTGCTGGGGCTGTTCGCCTGCGGAGCGCTGGTGTCCAGGGTGACCGTGCGCGGCTGGTGGTCCAGCGGGCTCCGGCAGCTGGCCCTGGGCGGCGCCGCCGCGGCCGTGACGTACGCGATCGGCAGCCTGGTCGGGGCCGCGGTCTGA
- a CDS encoding ADP-ribosylglycohydrolase family protein, with protein sequence MTLSAHAVATLDDRITGSLVGAAVGDALGGPVEGYTPEQIVERHGGRVQGVVGPWHGDDWRTARPIAPYHKGDGHVTDDTLMTHALVRVYATVRDHLDAYAVADHLVPDLVSTPRWIPELEAEALPLQRLFLAEKWLAARLHYGHADPREAGTGNIVNCGAAMYMAPVGLVNAANPAAAYAEALDVAGAHQSSYGREAAGVLAAAVAAACAPGATPESVVGTCLSLAKDGTRSAIEAVAEVASRHSDFEPALRPLREAVAPFDTVGPDYRAPSLAARRPSRLHSVEELPVALGMLLIGDGDYRRTVLGSVNYGRDCDSIATMSGALAGALYGEEAIPADWVKTVAEASRLDLHAPARTLTEVAYEIFARDTRRRRAHEAAFAALADAR encoded by the coding sequence ATGACACTCTCAGCGCACGCGGTCGCCACGCTCGACGACCGGATCACCGGCTCCCTCGTCGGCGCCGCGGTCGGCGACGCGCTCGGCGGACCGGTCGAGGGATACACACCGGAGCAGATCGTGGAGCGCCACGGCGGCCGCGTCCAGGGCGTCGTCGGCCCCTGGCACGGCGACGACTGGCGCACCGCCCGCCCCATCGCGCCGTACCACAAGGGGGACGGGCACGTCACCGACGACACCCTGATGACGCACGCCCTCGTCCGCGTCTACGCCACCGTCCGGGACCACCTGGACGCCTACGCCGTCGCCGACCACCTCGTACCGGACCTGGTCTCCACGCCGCGCTGGATCCCCGAGCTGGAGGCCGAGGCCCTCCCCCTGCAGCGGCTGTTCCTCGCCGAGAAGTGGCTCGCGGCCCGGCTGCACTACGGCCATGCCGACCCGCGCGAGGCCGGTACCGGGAACATCGTCAACTGCGGTGCGGCCATGTACATGGCCCCCGTCGGCCTGGTCAACGCGGCCAACCCGGCCGCCGCCTACGCGGAGGCCCTGGACGTGGCGGGCGCCCACCAGTCCTCGTACGGGCGTGAGGCCGCGGGTGTCCTCGCCGCCGCGGTCGCCGCGGCCTGCGCGCCCGGGGCGACCCCGGAGTCCGTCGTCGGGACCTGCCTGTCGCTCGCCAAGGACGGCACCCGCTCGGCGATCGAGGCGGTGGCCGAAGTCGCCTCCCGACACAGCGACTTCGAGCCCGCGCTGCGTCCGCTGCGGGAGGCGGTCGCACCGTTCGACACCGTAGGGCCCGACTACCGCGCCCCCTCCCTGGCCGCCCGCCGCCCCTCGCGGCTGCACTCCGTCGAGGAACTGCCCGTCGCGCTGGGCATGCTGCTCATCGGTGACGGCGACTACCGCAGGACCGTGCTGGGTTCGGTGAACTACGGCCGGGACTGCGACTCGATCGCCACGATGTCCGGGGCGCTCGCGGGCGCGCTGTACGGGGAGGAAGCGATCCCCGCCGACTGGGTGAAGACCGTCGCCGAGGCCAGCCGCCTCGACCTGCACGCCCCGGCCCGCACCCTCACGGAGGTCGCGTACGAGATCTTCGCCCGCGACACCCGGCGCCGCCGGGCGCACGAGGCCGCGTTCGCCGCACTGGCGGACGCCCGGTGA
- the gltB gene encoding glutamate synthase large subunit has protein sequence MRSDAWSPMDGRPAPQGMYDPRNEHDACGVGFVATLTGVASHELVEQALTVLRNLEHRGATGSEPDSGDGAGILLQVPDAFLRDVAGFELPEAGSYAVGIAFVPQGAADHAVSRIETIAAEEGLEVLGWRDVPVAPELLGATARSTMPVFRQLFVSGAAPGAEGTGGGVISGIALDRKAFVLRKRAEREAGVYFPSLSARTIVYKGMLTTGQLEPFFPDLSDRRFATAVALVHSRFSTNTFPSWPLAHPYRFVAHNGEINTVKGNRNWMRARESQLVSELFGDRDLERIFPVCTPDASDSASFDEVLELLHLGGRSLPHSVLMMVPEAWENHESMDPARRAFYQYHSTMMEPWDGPACVTFTDGTQVGAVLDRNGLRPGRYWVTDDGLVVLSSEVGVLDIDPAKVVRKGRLQPGRMFLVDTAEHRIIEDDEIKAALAAEHPYEEWLDAGIIELGDLPEREHIVHTHASVTRRQQTFGYTEEELRVLLAPMARTGAEPIGSMGTDSPIAALSERPRLLFDYFTQLFAQVTNPPLDAIREELVTSLLSSLGPQGNLLDPTAASCRSVTLPFPVIDNDELAKLIHINADGDMPGMKAVTLSGLYRVSGGGDALAARLDEVCAEADAAIEGGARLIVLSDRHSDAEHAPIPSLLLTSAVHHHLIRTKQRTQVGLLVEAGDVREVHHVALLIGYGAAAVNPYLAMESVEDLLRAGTFIEGLEPEQAIRNLIKALGKGVLKVMSKMGISTVASYRGAQVFEAVGLDDAFVAQYFDGTATKIGGAGLGVIAEEVAARHAKAYPASGIAPAHRALEIGGEYQWRREGEPHLFDPETVFRLQHATRTKRYDIFKKYTDRVNEQSERLMTLRGLFGFKSGRPSIPLDEVEPAAEIVKRFSTGAMSYGSISQEAHETLAIAMNQLGGKSNTGEGGEDPERLYDPARRSSIKQVASGRFGVTSEYLVNADDIQIKMAQGAKPGEGGQLPGPKVYPWVAKTRHSTPGVGLISPPPHHDIYSIEDLAQLIHDLKNANPAARIHVKLVSEVGVGTVAAGVSKAHADVVLISGHDGGTGASPLTSLKHAGGPWELGLAETQQTLLLNGLRDRIVVQTDGQLKTGRDVVIAALLGAEEFGFATAPLVVSGCIMMRVCHLDTCPVGIATQNPVLRERFNGKAEFVVNFFEFIAEEVREILAELGFRTLDEAVGHAELLDTTRAVNHWKAQGLDLAPLFHVPELPEGAVRHQLVEQDHGLEKALDNELIKLSADALAAATAEDAQPVRAQVAIRNINRTVGTMLGHEVTRKFGGAGLPDDTIDITFTGSAGQSFGAFLPRGVTLRLEGDANDYVGKGLSGGRIVVRPDRGADHLAEYSTIAGNTIAYGATGGELFLRGRTGERFCVRNSGALVVSEGVGDHGCEYMTGGHAVVLGETGRNFAAGMSGGVAYVVDLDEDNVNAGNANAVETLSDTDKEWLHDVVRRHHEETGSTVAEKLLADWPAAADRFSKIIPITYKAVLAAKEAAELAGLSERETTEKMMEAATHG, from the coding sequence ATGCGTTCCGACGCCTGGTCGCCCATGGACGGTCGCCCCGCCCCGCAGGGGATGTACGACCCCCGTAACGAACACGACGCCTGCGGTGTCGGGTTCGTGGCCACCCTCACCGGTGTTGCCAGCCATGAGCTGGTCGAGCAGGCGCTGACCGTACTGCGCAACCTCGAGCACCGCGGTGCCACCGGCTCCGAGCCCGACTCGGGCGACGGCGCCGGCATCCTGCTCCAGGTCCCCGACGCCTTCCTGCGCGACGTCGCCGGGTTCGAGCTCCCCGAGGCCGGGTCGTACGCCGTCGGCATCGCCTTCGTCCCCCAGGGCGCCGCGGACCACGCCGTCTCGCGGATCGAGACGATCGCCGCCGAGGAGGGCCTGGAGGTCCTGGGCTGGCGCGACGTCCCCGTCGCCCCCGAGCTGCTGGGCGCCACCGCCCGCTCCACCATGCCCGTCTTCCGCCAGCTCTTCGTGAGCGGCGCAGCCCCCGGGGCCGAAGGCACCGGGGGAGGAGTGATCAGCGGCATCGCCCTCGACCGCAAGGCGTTCGTGCTGCGCAAGCGCGCCGAGCGCGAGGCGGGCGTGTACTTCCCGTCGCTGTCCGCCCGCACCATCGTCTACAAGGGCATGCTGACCACCGGCCAGCTGGAGCCCTTCTTCCCGGACCTCTCGGACCGCCGCTTCGCCACCGCCGTGGCCCTGGTCCACTCCCGGTTCTCCACCAACACCTTCCCGAGCTGGCCGCTCGCCCACCCGTACCGCTTCGTGGCGCACAACGGTGAGATCAACACCGTCAAGGGCAACCGCAACTGGATGCGGGCCCGGGAGTCGCAGCTGGTCAGCGAGCTGTTCGGGGACAGGGACCTGGAGCGGATCTTCCCGGTCTGCACCCCGGACGCCTCCGACTCCGCCTCCTTCGACGAGGTCCTGGAGCTGCTGCACCTCGGCGGCCGCTCGCTGCCCCACAGCGTGCTGATGATGGTCCCCGAGGCGTGGGAGAACCACGAGTCCATGGACCCGGCCCGGCGCGCCTTCTACCAGTACCACTCCACGATGATGGAGCCCTGGGACGGCCCGGCCTGCGTCACCTTCACCGACGGCACCCAGGTCGGCGCGGTCCTCGACCGCAACGGCCTGCGCCCCGGCCGCTACTGGGTCACCGACGACGGCCTGGTCGTCCTCTCCTCCGAGGTCGGCGTCCTGGACATCGACCCCGCCAAGGTCGTCCGCAAGGGCCGCCTCCAGCCGGGCCGGATGTTCCTCGTCGACACCGCCGAGCACCGCATCATCGAGGACGACGAGATCAAGGCCGCGCTGGCCGCCGAGCACCCCTACGAGGAGTGGCTCGACGCCGGGATCATCGAACTCGGCGACCTGCCCGAGCGCGAGCACATCGTGCACACCCACGCCTCGGTCACCCGCCGCCAGCAGACCTTCGGCTACACCGAGGAGGAACTGCGCGTCCTGCTCGCGCCGATGGCCCGCACCGGCGCCGAGCCGATCGGCTCCATGGGCACCGACTCGCCGATCGCGGCCCTCTCCGAGCGCCCGCGGCTGCTCTTCGACTACTTCACCCAGCTGTTCGCGCAGGTCACCAACCCGCCGCTGGACGCCATCCGCGAGGAACTGGTCACCTCGCTGCTCTCCTCGCTCGGCCCGCAGGGCAACCTGCTGGACCCGACCGCGGCGTCCTGCCGCTCGGTCACCCTGCCGTTCCCGGTGATCGACAACGACGAGCTGGCCAAGCTCATCCACATCAACGCCGACGGCGACATGCCCGGGATGAAGGCCGTCACGCTGTCCGGTCTCTACCGGGTCTCCGGCGGCGGCGACGCCCTCGCCGCCCGGCTGGACGAGGTCTGCGCCGAGGCCGACGCCGCCATCGAGGGCGGCGCCCGGCTGATCGTGCTCTCCGACCGGCACTCCGACGCCGAGCACGCGCCGATCCCGTCGCTGCTGCTCACCTCCGCCGTCCACCACCACCTCATCCGCACCAAGCAGCGCACCCAGGTGGGCCTGCTGGTCGAGGCCGGCGACGTCCGCGAGGTGCACCACGTCGCGCTGCTCATCGGCTACGGCGCCGCCGCGGTCAACCCGTACCTGGCGATGGAGTCCGTGGAGGACCTGCTGCGCGCCGGGACCTTCATCGAGGGCCTGGAGCCCGAGCAGGCGATCCGCAACCTGATCAAGGCCCTCGGCAAGGGCGTCCTCAAGGTCATGTCCAAGATGGGCATCTCGACCGTCGCCTCCTACCGCGGCGCCCAGGTCTTCGAGGCCGTCGGCCTCGACGACGCCTTCGTCGCCCAGTACTTCGACGGCACCGCCACCAAGATCGGCGGCGCCGGCCTGGGCGTGATCGCCGAGGAGGTCGCCGCCCGGCACGCCAAGGCGTACCCGGCCAGCGGCATCGCCCCGGCGCACCGCGCGCTGGAGATCGGCGGCGAGTACCAGTGGCGCCGCGAGGGCGAGCCGCACCTGTTCGACCCGGAGACCGTCTTCCGCCTGCAGCACGCCACGCGCACCAAGCGGTACGACATCTTCAAGAAGTACACGGACCGGGTGAACGAGCAGTCCGAGCGGCTGATGACGCTGCGCGGCCTGTTCGGCTTCAAGTCAGGCCGCCCGTCCATCCCCCTCGACGAGGTCGAGCCGGCCGCCGAGATCGTCAAGCGCTTCTCCACCGGCGCCATGTCGTACGGCTCCATCTCACAGGAGGCGCACGAGACCCTCGCCATCGCCATGAACCAGCTGGGCGGCAAGTCCAACACCGGTGAGGGCGGCGAGGACCCGGAGCGCCTGTACGACCCGGCGCGCCGCTCCAGCATCAAGCAGGTCGCCTCCGGCCGCTTCGGCGTGACCTCCGAGTACCTGGTCAACGCGGACGACATCCAGATCAAGATGGCCCAGGGCGCCAAGCCCGGCGAGGGCGGCCAGCTGCCCGGCCCCAAGGTCTACCCGTGGGTCGCCAAGACCCGGCACTCCACCCCGGGTGTCGGTCTGATCTCCCCGCCGCCGCACCACGACATCTACTCCATCGAGGACCTGGCGCAGCTGATCCACGACCTCAAGAACGCCAACCCGGCCGCCCGCATCCATGTGAAGCTGGTGTCCGAGGTCGGCGTCGGCACGGTCGCCGCGGGCGTCTCCAAGGCCCACGCGGACGTGGTCCTCATCTCCGGGCACGACGGCGGCACCGGCGCATCGCCGCTCACCTCGCTGAAGCACGCCGGCGGCCCCTGGGAGCTCGGCCTCGCCGAGACCCAGCAGACGCTGCTGCTCAACGGCCTGCGCGACCGCATCGTCGTGCAGACCGACGGCCAGCTGAAGACCGGCCGCGACGTCGTCATCGCCGCGCTGCTCGGCGCCGAGGAGTTCGGCTTCGCCACCGCCCCGCTCGTCGTCTCCGGCTGCATCATGATGCGCGTCTGCCACCTGGACACCTGCCCGGTCGGCATCGCCACGCAGAACCCGGTGCTGCGCGAGCGCTTCAACGGCAAGGCCGAGTTCGTCGTCAACTTCTTCGAGTTCATCGCCGAGGAGGTCCGCGAGATCCTCGCCGAGCTGGGCTTCCGCACCCTGGACGAGGCCGTCGGCCACGCCGAACTGCTGGACACCACGCGCGCCGTGAACCACTGGAAGGCCCAGGGACTGGACCTGGCACCGCTGTTCCACGTGCCGGAGCTGCCCGAGGGCGCCGTCCGCCACCAGCTCGTCGAGCAGGACCACGGCCTGGAGAAGGCCCTCGACAACGAGCTGATCAAGCTGTCCGCGGACGCGCTGGCCGCGGCCACCGCCGAGGACGCCCAGCCGGTCCGCGCCCAGGTCGCGATCCGCAACATCAACCGGACCGTCGGCACCATGCTCGGTCACGAGGTGACCAGGAAGTTCGGCGGGGCGGGCCTGCCCGACGACACCATCGACATCACCTTCACCGGCTCCGCCGGCCAGTCCTTCGGCGCCTTCCTGCCGCGCGGCGTCACCCTGCGCCTGGAGGGCGACGCCAACGACTACGTCGGCAAGGGCCTCTCCGGCGGCCGGATCGTCGTCCGCCCCGACCGGGGCGCCGACCACCTGGCCGAGTACTCGACCATCGCGGGCAACACCATCGCCTACGGCGCCACCGGCGGCGAGCTGTTCCTGCGCGGCCGCACCGGCGAGCGCTTCTGCGTCCGCAACTCCGGTGCGCTGGTCGTCTCCGAGGGCGTGGGCGACCACGGCTGCGAGTACATGACCGGCGGGCACGCCGTCGTCCTCGGCGAGACGGGACGCAACTTCGCGGCCGGCATGTCCGGCGGTGTCGCCTACGTCGTCGACCTCGACGAGGACAACGTCAACGCCGGCAACGCGAACGCCGTCGAGACCCTGAGCGACACCGACAAGGAGTGGCTGCACGACGTCGTGCGCCGCCACCACGAGGAGACGGGTTCCACCGTGGCCGAGAAGCTCCTCGCCGACTGGCCCGCCGCCGCGGACCGGTTCAGCAAGATCATCCCGATCACGTACAAGGCCGTGCTCGCCGCCAAGGAAGCCGCTGAGCTCGCCGGTCTCTCCGAGCGGGAGACCACCGAGAAGATGATGGAGGCGGCGACCCATGGCTGA